In the Solanum pennellii chromosome 5, SPENNV200 genome, one interval contains:
- the LOC107020159 gene encoding universal stress protein PHOS34-like: MGEKQVMIFALDDSDHSYYALEWILDHFFPSPSVSNFKLIIIHAKPTPTSVVAIAGPGTSDMFTLVDTDIKRASQKTIDKSKELCKTKGVSNVACEIIEGDARNVICEAVEKYHASILAMGSHGYGAFKRAVLGSVSDYCSHHAHCSVMIVKKPKPKV; encoded by the exons ATGGGAGAAAAACAAGTGATGATATTTGCTTTAGATGATAGTGATCATAGTTATTATGCCCTTGAATGGATACTTGATCATTTTTTCCCATCTCCATCAGTTTCCAATTTTAAACTTATAATTATTCATGCAAAACCTACTCCAACTTCTGTTGTTGCAATTGCTGGACCAG GTACAAGTGACATGTTTACATTGGTAGACACAGATATTAAAAGAGCTTCCCAAAAAACTATTGACAAATCTAAAGAATTATGCAAGACTAAAGGGGTGTCAAATGTAGCATGTGAAATTATTGAAGGTGATGCTAGGAATGTTATTTGTGAGGCTGTTGAAAAATATCATGCATCTATTTTGGCCATGGGAAGTCATGGATATGGAGCTTTCAAAAG GGCTGTTTTGGGTAGTGTAAGTGACTATTGCTCTCACCATGCTCATTGCTCTGTGATGATTGTGAAGAAGCCAAAGCCAAAAGTTTaa